From Parasteatoda tepidariorum isolate YZ-2023 chromosome 1, CAS_Ptep_4.0, whole genome shotgun sequence, one genomic window encodes:
- the LOC107437003 gene encoding uncharacterized protein produces MEEYSEEERKFYHEFSIRSHNRIPLGEDFIYSIFYTFVFAELLEHVEDVEMILKMCRDVEVTFLTLFQNNLPDDMINFSHCCLVRNPRIFITMTQYGVENEYHPDACQMYLKWTRKLLERNGDAYSNRLHNLKVLANPRNFRCCQILYLYVAAQGVENDSSSAAYEAALQVLWSSIPDPFLTIQEFARCFKDVKKQGMPKLVKAWAWYTRHIKDLGISGIRPPPSLKHICKCAVRQKLKECFQLPHGVDELDIPESLKQYLLLEHFAFRKLSKPLTYDQYFRSKKNRTKNLNVKNNAFPVRRVVLLVLHCLFFWICNNSVKVFNYIFTRND; encoded by the exons ATGGAGGAATATAGTGAAgaagagagaaaattttatcatgagtTTTCGATCAGATCGCATAATCGGATACCTTTGGGCGAGGATTTCATCTATTCGatattttacacatttgttTTTGCCGAACTTCTCGAACATGTGGAGGACGtagaaatgattttgaaaatgtgtCGAGACGTCGAAGTGACTTTTTTAACCCTATTCCAAAATAATCTCCCAGATGATATGATAAACTTTTCACATTGCTGTTTAGTCAGAAATCCCAGGATTTTTATAACGATGACCCAGTATGGTGTAGAAAACGAATATCACCCTGATGCCTGCCAAATGTATTTGAAATGGACAAGAAAACTATTAGAAAG AAATGGAGATGCATATTCGAATCGTCTGCACAACTTGAAGGTGCTCGCCAATCCCAGGAATTTCCGATGCTGCCAGATTCTTTATCTCTACGTAGCAGCTCAAGGCGTCGAAAACGATTCTTCATCTGCTGCTTACGAAGCCGCATTGCAAGTTCTATGGAGTTCGATTCCCGATCCTTTCCTGACCATTCAAGAATTCGCACGTTGCTTTAAGGATGTGAAAAAACAAGGTATGCCCAAATTAGTGAAAGCCTGGGCCTGGTACACCAGACACATCAAGGATCTTGGGATCTCAGGAATACGTCCTCCTCCCTCCTTGAAGCACATCTGCAAGTGCGCCGTCAGACAAAAGTTGAAAGAATGCTTCCAATTACCCCATGGAGTGGATGAATTGGATATTCCGGAGTCCTTAAAGCAATATTTACTTTTGGAACATTTTGCATTCCGGAAACTAAGTAAACCGCTCACTTATGATCAATATTTTCgttcgaaaaaaaatcgaacaaagaacttaaacgttaaaaataatgcatttccaGTACGTCGCGTAGTCTTACTTGTGCTGCATTGTTTGTTCTTTTGGATTTGTAATAATAGCGTGAaagtttttaactatatttttacaaGGAATGATTGA